The proteins below come from a single Tachypleus tridentatus isolate NWPU-2018 chromosome 13, ASM421037v1, whole genome shotgun sequence genomic window:
- the LOC143239321 gene encoding uncharacterized protein LOC143239321 produces the protein MMQIYLITFLLVAPTLAFPVEETQNVIQNVTNVTTRSSENDVSNYVPIIPLSENVLPEDESSLLAVEEEDYVVPYSVEFRPVALPTNFNSYDKDNNGYIDLNELAQVSETSEEEAAQPFFDADQDHDGLVNPLEFQHAPWNLQGDLFLTEEDQLDEKEGAELIPEGMIDESKLSSSEYLDNQITHEEESLLLNGEGQKEGLEIRINEELHYQDEDNIYELIPKHLMYVTDEISSEKLEDISNEDQNISSVSYVNDQWERFLKPYEGKEFIDDELSPTDEENVFLTKKTSLL, from the exons ATGATGCAGATTTATCTGATCACGTTTCTGCTTGTGGCACCAACTCTCGCTTTCCCAGTGGAAGAGACACAGAACGTTATTCAGAATGTGACTAATGTAACGACACGTTCCTCAGAAAATGATGTATCCAATTATGTTCCCATTATCCCCTTAAGCGAGAACGTACTGCCAGAAGACGAAAGCAGTTTGCTAGCTGTCGAAGAAGAAGATTATGTTGTTCCATATAGTGTTGAATTTCGTCCAGTTGCTTTACCTACGAACTTTAATAGTTACGATAAAGACAACAATGGATACATTGACCTAAATGAACTGGCTCAAGTTTCGGAAACGTCAGAAGAAGAGGCAGCTCAACCATTTTTCGATGCGGATCAAGATC ATGACGGTTTGGTAAACCCACTTGAGTTCCAGCATGCTCCATGGAATCTTCAAGGAGATCTATTTCTCACAGAGGAAGATCAGTTAGATGAAAAAGAAGGTGCAGAGTTAATACCAGAGGGAATGATTGATGAGTCTAAGTTGTCTTCTAGTGAATATCTTGATAATCAAATCACCCACGAAGAGGAATCCCTACTTCTTAATGGAGAGGGCCAAAAAGAAGGGCTTGAGATTAGAATAAACGAAGAATTACATTATCAGGACGAAGacaatatttatgaattaattccAAAACACTTAATGTATGTTACAGATGAAATCAGTTCTGAAAAGTTGGAGGACATAAGTAATGAAGACCAGAATATTTCTTCAGTGAGTTATGTAAACGATCAATGGgaacgatttttaaagccttatGAAGGTAAAGAATTTATAGATGATGAGTTGTCTCCTACAGATgaggaaaatgtttttctaacGAAGAAGACGAGCCTGCTTTAG
- the LOC143239322 gene encoding BPTF-associated chromatin complex component 1 isoform X2, translating into MSQTNSASKVGEIFTAAGAAFTKLGELTMQLHPVGDGSSSGAQIKNSIKKKGDEGGLPCTVKKVELKLPQCKKESQQTSTSTNDMTLNMLNAAEAEIDVEELGGLGYDIS; encoded by the exons ATGAGCCAGACAAATTCAGCTAgcaag GTTGGAGAAATCTTCACAGCTGCTGGAGCAGCCTTCACTAAACTGGGAGAACTGACCATGCAACTCCATCCTGTTGGGGATGGATCTTCGTCAGG GGCTCAGattaaaaacagcataaaaaagaaAGGAGATGAGGGAGGACTTCCTTGTACAGTGAAAAAAGTTGAGTTGAAATTACCCCAGTGCAAGAAAGAATCTCAGCAAACCTCTACATCTACTAATG ATATGACGCTAAACATGTTGAATGCAGCTGAAGCAGAGATTGATGTCGAAGAACTTGGTGGTCTGGGTTATGACATTTCttaa
- the LOC143239322 gene encoding BPTF-associated chromatin complex component 1 isoform X1 gives MSQTNSASKVGEIFTAAGAAFTKLGELTMQLHPVGDGSSSGGKWTDEEIEMLRTAIQKFGDDLNKISYLIKNRTVAQIKNSIKKKGDEGGLPCTVKKVELKLPQCKKESQQTSTSTNDMTLNMLNAAEAEIDVEELGGLGYDIS, from the exons ATGAGCCAGACAAATTCAGCTAgcaag GTTGGAGAAATCTTCACAGCTGCTGGAGCAGCCTTCACTAAACTGGGAGAACTGACCATGCAACTCCATCCTGTTGGGGATGGATCTTCGTCAGG AGGCAAATGGACAGATGAAGAAATTGAAATGTTGAGAACTGCAATACAGAAGTTTGGGGATGATCTTAATAagattagttatttaataaagaacAGGACAGT GGCTCAGattaaaaacagcataaaaaagaaAGGAGATGAGGGAGGACTTCCTTGTACAGTGAAAAAAGTTGAGTTGAAATTACCCCAGTGCAAGAAAGAATCTCAGCAAACCTCTACATCTACTAATG ATATGACGCTAAACATGTTGAATGCAGCTGAAGCAGAGATTGATGTCGAAGAACTTGGTGGTCTGGGTTATGACATTTCttaa